The proteins below are encoded in one region of Hordeum vulgare subsp. vulgare chromosome 3H, MorexV3_pseudomolecules_assembly, whole genome shotgun sequence:
- the LOC123440686 gene encoding uncharacterized protein LOC123440686, whose product MPRRRRAGDRDLAMDRRPELRRAMTLKEQLTTPAEPAIRDLLRIPHDDEEDRPCTLMDAIDRDVRGERGAGGAINWNPLRHRLWLRRAAGAWHAPGCTAKPPAAANGASPRNSNKYNYSRGEASAAFSRAPSLRDAVGSEGEEEEDSYMPPPAAASSSTSLLTLLEQADGHWDESGEHGGASRCGAVDDNEEDGHGERHEEEEEVQVCCVCMVRHKGAAFIPCGHTFCRLCSRELRHTRGNCPLCNVFIQDILHIF is encoded by the coding sequence ATGCCAAGGAGACGCCGTGCCGGCGATCGGGACCTGGCGATGGACCGCCGGCCGGAGCTGCGAAGGGCCATGACGCTCAAGGAGCAGCTCACCACGCCGGCTGAGCCGGCCATCCGCGACCTCCTCAGGATTCCgcacgacgacgaagaagacagGCCGTGCACGCTCATGGACGCCATCGACCGGGACGTTCGAGGCGAGCGCGGCGCCGGCGGTGCGATCAACTGGAATCCGCTGCGCCACCGGCTCTGGCTCCGCCGCGCCGCGGGCGCGTGGCACGCACCGGGGTGCACGGCCAAGCCTCCTGCCGCGGCGAACGGCGCCTCCCCGAGAAACAGCAATAAGTACAACTACTCCAGAGGCGAGGCATCGGCAGCCTTCTCCCGCGCGCCGTCGCTCCGCGACGCGGTCGGCAGcgagggagaagaagaggaagacagcTATATgccgccgccggcggcggcgTCGTCATCGACGTCCCTCCTGACGCTGCTGGAGCAGGCCGACGGACACTGGGACGAGTCGGGCGAGCACGGCGGCGCGTCCCGGTGCGGGGCGGTCGACGACAACGAGGAGGACGGCCACGGCGAGCGgcacgaagaggaggaggaggtgcaggTGTGCTGCGTGTGCATGGTGCGGCACAAGGGAGCGGCCTTCATCCCGTGCGGCCACACCTTCTGCCGCCTCTGCTCCCGCGAGCTCCGGCACACCCGCGGCAACTGCCCGCTCTGCAACGTCTTCATCCAGGACATCCTCCACATCTTCTGA